TTGGCCAAATAAGATGTCTCCTTCATGGGTAAGGAAACTTTTATTCATCACAATTGACTCTGAGGACGAAGATTTTCTCGACAATTTTACTAAGACAATTAATCGAAATAGAAGTGCTTATGAAGAGATCGGCAGTTTTGATCCAAGATTGGACAGAATTGTCTAATCAAAAAATTTTATGCGAATTTGTTTAGTTGAGGATGCGACACAGGAGTCTCGAATCAAAAAAAGAAAGCAAAATCAGGGATTAATCCCTGATAGCGCCTTTGTTGGCTGAGCTAACTGTCAGCCTGTAACGTGCGAGATAGCCCTTGACCTGTTTGACAAGGGGCTTGAAGTCCTTGCTTCTTTCGCTCGTCCGTCCAGTTCTTCAAAAATAAGTTCAACAAGCAAAATAAAAAATTATTTAATGTATTGGACTTTATTTTGTCTGCATTCGGTAGTACATGGGGTTGAGCCGGCATAGGTATGTGCCGGTTTGAAGTGATCTTTATGGATGAATTTGATATTGAAGCAATTCTGCCTTTTTTGCGAAGTCTGGATAAAGAGGACATAACTCCCACAAAGCATTTCCAGATAAGGCACGATTCCAGAAATACAAGTTCACATTTTCCTGATTAGGGATGCATTTGCGAAATACTGACAAACAGGAAAGCGGTTGGCGTCATAGATCAGGGGAATGAAAAGTTTAAAGTATATTATCGATTAAACTCCAAATACGATCTGATTGTGGTTTTCGCTGTCAAATCCAGCAGGACAAGGATTGTGCTGGTAACTGCTTTCTTACAGCAGGCAACAAGGAGGGAGAAATGAAATGGATGTGAATAGCACTCACAGGAAAGAGGAATCATGGGACTATGATTTTGTAAACGATAGTTTCTTTTCATATCCCAAAGAGGTTCCTGAAGGAGTGGAATATGTTACATCTATCGACTTCGATGGAATCATACTTGATGTCGGATCGGACAATTCCGTACTGGGAGTTGAGATTCTGGATATATCAAAGAAGTTGAACGTTCCCAAAAGCAATATCCAGCATCCTGCAAATATGAAAATTGAAATCGACGTTTCTAAGGAAACAATTGAAGTCAAACTGAGTTTTGCCCTTATTATGCGTAACAAACCAATTACCAGAACGGCTTTAGCATCCGGAGCCAATGATCTTAACCTGGCTGTGGCATCTCAGGTACGAGCTGTTACTGCCTGAGTCATTTTTTTGTTTTTGGCTCAGGTTTTCTTTCAGGTTCTAAATTCTTTAGAAGTGAACAGATGCAGGTTCATCTGTAGAAATTCTCATATGAATACATTATGAAACCACAGAGAACACGGAGTTCACAGAGAAGGTGAAGATCCTGTGTGAATTCTGTGGTTAATATGTGAAGTACAGCTTTTCTAAAAATCACAAAAAAAGAAAGCAAAATCAGGGACTCAATCCCTGATAGCGCCTTTGTTGGCTGAGCTTACTGTCAGCCTGTAACGTGCGAGATAGCCCTTAACCTGTTTGACAAGTGGCTTGAAGTCCTTGCTTCTTTCCTCGAATTCTTCGTCGGAGATTGCAAGGTCCAGTTTTCTTCCGGGGATATCAATCTCGATGATGTCGCCTTCCTCGACCAGTCCGATAGGGCCTCCTTCGATGGCTTCAGGGGAAATGTGGCCGATACATGGTCCGCGTGTACCGCCTGAGAACCTGCCGTCGGTTACAAGGGCAACGGAATCCGCAAGTCCCATGCCTGCGATTGCCGAGGTTGGTGAGAGCATCTCACGCATACCGGGGCCTCCCTTTGGTCCCTCGTAGCGGATAACCACAACGTCGCCGGGTACGATTCTCTCTGCAAGGATGGCCTCCATGGCATCTTCCTCGCTTTCGAAAACCCTTGCAGGCCCGCTGTGCTTGAGCATCTTCGGGTCCACTGCGGACTGCTTGATAACCGCTCCGTCCGGTGCAAGAGTGCCCTTGAGTACTGCGATTCCGCCTTCCTCATGCAGCGGGTTCTCAAGGGTTGCGATAACGTTCTTATTGGTCTCCGGATTG
This genomic stretch from Methanohalophilus levihalophilus harbors:
- a CDS encoding DUF2283 domain-containing protein → MDVNSTHRKEESWDYDFVNDSFFSYPKEVPEGVEYVTSIDFDGIILDVGSDNSVLGVEILDISKKLNVPKSNIQHPANMKIEIDVSKETIEVKLSFALIMRNKPITRTALASGANDLNLAVASQVRAVTA